A window from Hemibagrus wyckioides isolate EC202008001 linkage group LG17, SWU_Hwy_1.0, whole genome shotgun sequence encodes these proteins:
- the med13b gene encoding mediator of RNA polymerase II transcription subunit 13-like isoform X1, with product MSSCFVPNGASLEDCHSNLFCLADLTGIKWKCFVWQGPTSSPIVFPVTEEDPILCSFSRCLKADVLSVWRRHQTPGRRELWLFWWGDDPNFAELIHHELSSNEDGVWESGLTYECRTLLFKAIHNLLERCLMNRCFVRIGKWFVKPYEKDEKPINKSEHLSCSFTFFLHGDNNVCTSVEINQHQPVYLLSEEHLTQAQHSSSPVQVILSPYGLNGTLTGQSFKLSDPPTQKLIEEWKQFYPIGPNTKETPEDKLDDLDWEDDSLAAVEVLVAGVRMVYPACLVLVAQSDIPTPAAASSSGTMITPGGHHSHAIHRESALSSVTLTPPTSPEEAQKVPQPAPRWTKISSAADGFSMDSTSHHGGKVPRKLASHLLEAVWQECNVNRAQKRRFSAIASGLCEEEMDKTGVWDFVERYQRVQCNCSRHKNLKQRTSNTPGLPLPAGQPSQLPSKYKVAEKPEKAEKQQKRPQTPFHHRSSVGEDLSLEPDERGSHYRALHHGDVDTSKSQTLHTSSRDMVGSPQPPPLSPHPCEREEETPSDLKRSSTPLHQQFYPPSSEACLLPSKSPDRASFDPLTSEYVTAYPDSLEPTVYVGSAISPNEDTSHNPWRYFRLPGKRNMDLQPPQLPVDKLKQDSMDSAVSVTEVMASSATLKVSEERVKMYIQKKNQYLSVSVCDGEQELDADPYAFVEGDEEFSFTDKEKRPGAEPAKRNKRDDGSTSSTDDTHGSACSKPLPSTSLIHETDLAVSINDLDNLFNSDEDELTQPGARKTGSGAEEKFGGKEPKPAAADTLSNLSAADLHQMFPTPPSLEQHIMGFSPMNMGSKECGSVETGPGFTLTDGPLLIGTFKMEVEEGLCSPKPSEIKDFSFVFKPEPCQVFVGSSLYAPLKTLPSQCPISLKLPEDCVYRPSWTVGKLEMLQPVPAMSFLGKESNIPSVGSAMELQDYTQTYTPQTHTPMQSNSAPPSNSGAGILPSPATPRFSAPTPRTPRTPRTPRGPASAQGSMKYDNSDLYSPASTPSTLRPLSSVEPATAPSVPEAHSLYVTLILSDSTMNLFKDCNFDSCCVCVCNMNIKGADAGVYISDAGLDSQYSSTETCSCGFSAVVNRRYANGAGLFLEDELDVVGRGTDAGREAEKHLEAQRRASSVHLQDELLLLLQEQCSNPFPALCMPEPRAGLVPRPPRRLEERDYCSDCYLALEHGRQFMDNMSGGKVDETLVKNSCLHPWANRNAMDVSLLFSQDVLRMLLSLQPVLQDAIQKKRSVRSWGVQGPLTWQQFHKMAGRGSYGTDESPEPLPIPTFLVGYEYDFVVLSPFVLPYWEKLLLEPFGSQRDVGYVVVCPDNETLLTGAKTFFRDLTAVYEACRLGQHKPICKAHADGIVTVSTAGLRPQADQPLSDWFFKMCSSINSDSITKLKLYAQVCRHDLAPYLAAQSLDSTLLSQRNPSSSSSSSSSSSSSSTSSQPASSSNTSTGPQNTTTATSTSTASSNSSTPAPTSATSSNPQGLGGLGSNKPSSLPPFGAQGIQHAGAQNTGTIGDNTSATSQPQAHPEPPESTMERDKVGVPTDGDSHAVSYPPAIVVYIVDPFSYEDTSRGCNSSVWSLGLLYCYMEMLQFLPPHIRNAVSVQVVPCQYLLQPVRSEERHMYAQHLKSLAFSVYTQCRRPLPNSTNVKTLTGFGPGLAIDTALQSSERAEFVHLYTPPFVLAPVKDKQTELGETFGEAAQKHNVLFVAYCLSHDQRWLLASCTDQYGELLETSIISIDVPNRARRKKGSARRLGLQKLWEWCVGLVQVTSLPWRVVIGRLGRMGHGELQDWSILLSRRNLQSLSRRLKEMCRMCGISSADSPSILSACLVALEPQATFVIMPDSVSTGSVFGRSTALNMQTSQLNTPQDTSCTHILVFPTSAVVQVIDTPFNPIHDASDAMGGMDGILDLLVSENDVDPDLINILPNSPTTSPVHSPGSHYHHGGDGSKGQSTDRMESHDETPNILQQPMALGYFVSTAKAGPLPDWFWSSCPQAKNQCPLFLKASLHLHVSSVQSDELLHSKHSHPLDSNHTSDVLRFVLEQYNALSWLTCDPATQDRRSCLPVHFVVLNQMYNFIMNVL from the exons tgaTTCTCAGTCCGTATGGTCTGAACGGTACACTCACGGGCCAATCCTTTAAGCTTTCTGATCCACCAACACAGAAGTTAATAGAAGAATGGAAGCAGTTCTACCCCATTGGCCCAAACACCAAGGAGACACCAGAAGATAAGTTAGATGACTTGGACTGGGAAGATGACTCGTTAGCTGCTGTGGAGGTTCTTGTCG CCGGAGTGAGGATGGTGTACCCGGCTTGCTTGGTGCTCGTGGCCCAGTCGGATATTCCAACCCCGGCTGCAGCGAGTTCCTCCGGCACTATGATTACTCCAGGAGGACATCACAGTCACGCCATACACAGAGAATCTGCCCTCTCCTCAGTTACGCTCACTCCTCCAACTTCACCAGAGGAAGCTCAGAAAG ttCCTCAGCCTGCCCCAAGATGGACAAAAATTTCCTCAGCAGCTGATGGCTTCAGCATGGACAGTACTAGCCATCATGGGGGTAAAGTTCCGCGCAAGCTGGCCAGTCATTTGTTGGAGGCAGTATGGCAGGAGTGCAATGTCAACCGTGCTCAGAA GAGAAggttctcagccatagccagtGGTCTATGTGAGGAAGAGATGGACAAAACTGGTGTTTGGGATTTTGTTGAACGCTATCAAAGGGTGCAGTGCAATTGCTCAAG ACACAAAAACCTGAAGCAGCGTACAAGTAACACTCCTGGACTTCCTCTCCCTGCTGGCCAGCCCTCTCAACTCCCCTCCAAATACAAAGTGGCAGAAAAGCCAGAGAAGGCAGAGAAACAGCAGAAGAGACCTCAAACACCCTTCCACCACCGCAGCTCTGTGGGTGAGGATTTGAGCCTAGAGCCAGATGAGAGAGGCAGCCATTACCGTGCTCTTCACCATGGGGATGTTGATACGAGCAAATCTCAAACCCTGCACACATCATCCAGGGACATGGTTGGCTCGCCTCAGCCCCCGCCACTCAGCCCACATCCCTGTGAGCGAGAGGAAGAGACACCATCCGACCTAAAACGCTCTTCTACCCCTCTTCATCAACAGTTCTACCCTCCTTCTTCCGAGGCCTGCCTTCTGCCTTCAAAAAGCCCTGATCGCGCTTCCTTTGACCCTTTGACCTCGGAGTATGTTACAGCTTATCCAGACTCTCTGGAACCCACAGTGTATGTTGGCTCAGCCATTAGCCCCAACGAGGACACAAGCCACAACCCTTGGAGGTACTTCAGGCTCCCTGGAAAAAGAAATATGGATCTACAGCCTCCTCAGCTTCCTGTGGACAAACTGAAGCAGGACAGCATGGACAGTGCTGTTTCTGTCACAGA GGTAATGGCTTCCTCCGCAACTCTGAAAGTGTCAGAGGAACGGGTGAAGATGTACATTCAGAAGAAGAACCAGTATCTCTCAGTGTCTGTGTGCGATGGGGAGCAGGAGCTGGACGCAGATCCCTATGCTTTTGTGGAAGGAGATGAGGAGTTTTCTTTCACGGATAAGGAAAAGAGGCCTGGAGCAGAACCTGCAAAGAGAAACAAG AGGGATGATGGTAGCACGTCTTCGACTGATG ACACTCATGGCTCAGCATGCAGTAAACCTCTCCCATCCACCAGCCTAATACATGAGACCGACCTGGCTGTGTCAATAAACGACCTGGATAATCTGTTCAACTCTGATGAAGATGAGCTTACG CAGCCTGGAGCCAGGAAAACTGGGAGTGGAGCTGAGGAGAAATTTGGTGGCAAGGAACCCaagccagcagcagcagacactcTGTCAAATTTAA GTGCTGCGGATCTACACCAGATGTTTCCCACACCTCCATCTCTAGAGCAACACATCATGGGCTTCTCCCCCATGAACATGGGTAGTAAGGAGTGTGGTTCTGTTGAAACTGGGCCAGGCTTCACTCTGACAGATGGGCCATTGCTCATTGGAACTTTTAAAATGGAAGTGGAGGAAGGCCTCTGCAGCCCCAAACCCTCCGAGATCAAG gaTTTCTCTTTTGTATTTAAGCCAGAGCCTTGTCAGGTTTTTGTGGGTAGCTCCCTGTATGCGCCCCTAAAGACACTGCCTAGTCAATGCCCAATTTCCCTCAAGCTGCCAGAGGATTGTGTGTACCGGCCCAGCTGGACTGTGGGCAAACTGGAGATGCTGCAGCCAGTGCCTGCCATGTCTTTCCTCGGCAAGGAAAG TAACATCCCTAGTGTGGGCAGTGCAATGGAGCTGCAAgactacacacaaacatacaccccTCAGACCCACACCCCTATGCAGTCCAACAGTGCCCCGCCTAGCAACAGTGGTGCGGGTATCCTACCCTCACCCGCCACGCCACGCTTTTCAGCACCTACGCCGAGGACACCACGTACCCCACGCACCCCACGTGGTCCTGCTAGTGCCCAGGGATCGATGAAATACGACAACTCTGATCTGTATTCTCCCGCCTCCACCCCCTCCACTCTTAGGCCTCTCAGCTCAGTGGAACCAGCTACAGCGCCTTCGGTGCCTGAGGCCCACAGCCTCTATGTCACACTCATCCTTTCTGACTCCACCATGAACTTGTTTAAAGACTGTAATTTTGacagttgctgtgtgtgtgtgtgcaacatgAACATCAAGGGTGCTGATGCCGGTGTTTACATTAGTGACGCAGGCCTGGATTCACAGTATTCCAGTACAGAAACCTGCTCCTGTGGCTTCAGTGCCGTCGTAAATCGACGCTATGCGAATGGTGCTGGCCTATTTCTCGAGGACGAGTTGGATGTTGTGGGCAGGGGCACGGATGCTGGCCGAGAAGCAGAAAAGCACCTGGAAGCACAGCGCCGTGCTTCCTCAGTGCACCTCCAAGACGAGCTGCTCCTTCTGCTGCAGGAGCAATGCTCCAATCCATTTCCCGCTCTGTGCATGCCAGAGCCCAGGGCCGGATTAGTACCACGGCCACCCCGGCGCCTGGAGGAGAGGGACTACTGTAGCGACTGCTACCTGGCTCTGGAGCATGGTCGTCAGTTCATGGACAACATGTCTGGAGGAAAAGTAGATGAAACGCTGGTCAAGAATTCATGTTTGCACCCCTGGGCCAATCGCAATG cCATGGATGTGAGCTTGCTTTTCTCTCAGGATGTGCTAAGGATGTTACTGTCTCTGCAGCCTGTGCTGCAAGACGCCATCCAGAAGAAGCGATCTGTGCGCTCTTGGGGTGTCCAGGGTCCCCTTACTTGGCAGCAGTTTCACAAGATGGCTGGCAGGGGATCCTATG GTACTGATGAATCTCCTGAGCCATTACCCATACCAACCTTCCTAGTTGGTTATGAGTATGACTTTGTGGTTCTGTCACCTTTTGTCCTTCCCTACTGGGAGAAGCTGTTACTGGAACCTTTCGGTTCTCAGAGAGACGTTGGCTATGTGGTGGTGTGTCCTGACAACGAGACTCTGCTGACTGGTGCTAAAACTTTCTTCAGAGACCTGACTGCAGTCTATGAG GCATGTCGGCTTGGTCAGCACAAGCCCATCTGCAAGGCTCACGCTGATGGGATAGTAACAGTGAGTACCGCTGGCTTGAGGCCTCAGGCAGATCAACCGCTCAGTGACTGGTTCTTCAAAATGTGCAGCAGCATCAACAGTGACTCCATAACAAAACTTAAGCTCTATGCTCAAGTATGCCGGCATGATTTGG CTCCATACCTGGCTGCCCAGTCTTTAGACAGCACCCTACTCTCTCAGCGAAAcccttcatcctcctcttcctcctcctcctcctcctcctcctcctcaacaTCTTCACAACCTGCCAGCTCCAGCAACACCTCTACAGGCCCTCAGAacaccaccactgccaccagCACCTCCACAGCCAGCAGTAACAGCAGCACCCCAGCACCCACCTCTGCCACCTCCTCTAACCCTCAGGGTTTGGGAGGCTTAGGATCTAATAAGCCCagttctctccctccctttggAGCTCAAGGAATTCAGCATGCTGGAGCCCAGAACACGGGCACCATAGGAGACAACACATCAGCCACCAGCCAGCCACAGGCTCACCCTGAGCCCCCTGAGAG CACTATGGAAAGAGACAAAGTGGGTGTGCCAACGGATGGAGACTCCCATGCTGTCAGCTACCCTCCTGCCATAGTGGTCTATATTGTGGACCCATTTAGCTATGAGGACACAAGCAGAGGCTGCAACTCTAGTGTGTGGAGTCTGGGACTCCTCTACTGCTATATGGAGATGCTGCAGTTTTTACCACCACATATAAGGAACGCTGTGTCTGTGCAG GTCGTTCCCTGCCAGTACCTGCTGCAGCCAGTACGGAGTGAGGAGAGGCATATGTATGCTCAGCATTTGAAGTCCCTGGCGTTCTCCGTGTACACGCAATGCAGGAGGCCTCTCCCAAACTCCACCAACGTCAAAACACTAACAGGTTTTGGCCCCGGACTTGCCATAGACACTGCATTACAGAGCTCTGAG AGGGCAGAGTTTGttcatctctacacaccaccatTTGTCCTGGCTCCAGTTAAGGACAAGCAGACAGAGCTGGGTGAGACGTTTGGTGAGGCAGCGCAAAAACACAATGTCCTCTTTGTAGCCTACTGTTTGTCTCACGACCAACGCTGGCTGCTGGCCAGCTGTACCGACCAGTATGGAGAGCTGCTGGAGACTTCCATTATCAGCATTGATGTGCCCAACAG AGCTCGCAGGAAAAAGGGTTCAGCACGTCGACTCGGTCTTCAGAAGCTCTGGGAGTGGTGTGTGGGTCTGGTACAAGTGACCTCGCTGCCTTGGCGAGTTGTGATTGGCCGGCTGGGTAGAATGGGTCATGGGGAGTTGCAAG ATTGGAGTATCCTGCTAAGCAGACGAAACCTGCAGTCTCTGAGTCGCCGCTTGAAGGAGATGTGCAGGATGTGTGGCATCTCATCAGCAGACAGTCCCAGCATCCTTAGTGCCTGTTTAGTCGCCCTAGAGCCTCAGGCAACATTTGTCATTATGCCAG ACTCTGTATCTACCGGTTCCGTGTTTGGCCGCAGCACTGCTCTGAACATGCAGACGTCACAGCTGAACACCCCTCAGGACACCTCTTGCACCCATATTCTGGTGTTCCCCACCTCTGCTGTAGTCCAGGTCATCGACACGCCCTTCAATCCCATTCACG ATGCATCAGATGCCATGGGCGGTATGGATGGAATCCTGGACCTGCTCGTGTCGGAGAATGACGTGGACCCTGACCTCATTAATATTTTACCCAATTCTCCAACCACCTCCCCAGTACACTCACCCGGCTCACACTACCACCACGGAGGAGATGGCAGCAAG ggtcaAAGCACAGATCGCATGGAGTCCCACGACGAAACTCCTAACATCCTGCAGCAGCCGATGGCACTGGGTTACTTTGTGTCCACAGCCAAAGCAGGGCCGTTGCCGGACTGGTTTTGGTCCTCTTGCCCTCAGGCCAAGAACCAATGCCCCCTCTTCCTGAAG GCATCTTTACACCTGCACGTCTCCTCGGTGCAGTCCGACGAGCTGCTGCACAGTAAACACTCCCACCCTCTCGACTCCAACCACACCTCAGACGTGCTCAG GTTTGTGCTGGAGCAGTACAACGCCCTCTCCTGGCTGACCTGTGACCCTGCCACGCAGGACCGCCGCTCTTGTCTCCCTGTGCACTTTGTCGTGCTTAACCAGATGTACAACTTCATCATGAACGTGCTGTAA